A stretch of Stenotrophomonas indicatrix DNA encodes these proteins:
- the coq7 gene encoding 2-polyprenyl-3-methyl-6-methoxy-1,4-benzoquinone monooxygenase gives MTVLRQTTPLDHLLTEAQRALDTVFGNPPASRPYPATDTGEPGMDSAQRRHAAGLMRINHVGEVCAQGLYFGQAAVARDPATREHLLEAAQEETDHLAWCATRLGELDSRPSLFNPLWYAGSYTIGTLAGLRGDGWNLGFVVETERQVEAHLDEHLVDLPAGDLRSRAVIRVMKEDEARHAEHAEQAGARRLPFPIPGAMALASRVMKTIAYRL, from the coding sequence ATGACCGTGCTTCGCCAGACCACCCCGCTGGACCACCTGCTGACCGAGGCGCAGCGCGCCCTGGACACGGTGTTCGGCAACCCGCCGGCCAGCCGCCCCTATCCGGCCACGGACACCGGCGAGCCCGGCATGGACAGCGCCCAGCGTCGCCACGCGGCCGGGCTGATGCGCATCAACCATGTCGGCGAGGTCTGCGCCCAGGGCCTGTACTTCGGCCAGGCCGCGGTGGCACGCGACCCGGCGACCCGCGAACACCTGCTGGAAGCGGCCCAGGAAGAGACCGATCACCTGGCCTGGTGCGCCACCCGCCTGGGCGAGCTGGACAGCCGCCCGAGCCTGTTCAATCCGCTCTGGTACGCCGGCAGCTACACCATCGGCACCCTGGCCGGGCTGCGCGGCGACGGCTGGAACCTGGGCTTCGTGGTCGAGACCGAGCGCCAGGTGGAAGCCCATCTGGACGAACACCTGGTCGACCTGCCGGCCGGCGACCTGCGCAGCCGCGCGGTCATCCGGGTGATGAAGGAAGACGAGGCCCGGCATGCCGAACATGCCGAGCAGGCCGGCGCGCGCCGCCTGCCGTTCCCGATTCCGGGCGCGATGGCGCTGGCCTCCAGGGTGATGAAGACCATTGCCTACCGGCTGTAA
- a CDS encoding DMT family transporter codes for MPWIYLLLAGLFEIGFALGMKYSEGFSKPVPTALTVVSALISLYLMSQAMKNIPVGTAYAIWTGIGAMGVTVLGIYLFNDSASPARLACVGLIVAGVIGLKLVSPN; via the coding sequence ATGCCCTGGATCTACCTGCTGCTGGCCGGTCTGTTCGAGATCGGATTCGCCCTTGGAATGAAGTACTCCGAAGGTTTCAGCAAACCCGTGCCGACCGCCCTGACGGTGGTGTCGGCGCTGATCAGCCTGTACTTGATGAGCCAGGCGATGAAGAACATTCCGGTCGGCACGGCCTATGCGATCTGGACCGGCATCGGCGCCATGGGCGTGACGGTGCTGGGCATCTACCTGTTCAACGACAGCGCCTCGCCGGCACGCCTGGCCTGCGTGGGCCTGATCGTGGCCGGCGTGATCGGCCTGAAGCTGGTGTCGCCCAATTAA
- the speD gene encoding adenosylmethionine decarboxylase, with protein sequence MVKPLPRLRLQGFNNLTKALSFNIYDVCYARTEEERQRYIEYIDEEYNADRLTQILTDVAEIIGANILNVARQDYDPQGASVTILISEEPVIDKKQAGKELISDAVVAHMDKSHITVHTYPETHPQEGIATFRADIDVATCGVISPLKALNYLIESLESDIVIMDYRVRGFTRDVKGKKHYIDHKINSIQNFLAKNIKSRYEMFDVNVYQENIFHTKMHLKDFDLDQYLFEEKAKNISFKERMKIEALLRREIEELFHGRNLAE encoded by the coding sequence GTGGTCAAGCCGTTGCCTCGCCTGAGGTTGCAGGGTTTCAACAACCTCACCAAGGCGCTGAGCTTCAACATCTATGACGTGTGTTACGCGCGCACCGAAGAGGAGCGTCAGCGTTACATTGAATACATCGATGAAGAGTACAACGCCGACAGGCTTACTCAAATCTTGACCGATGTCGCTGAGATCATCGGCGCCAACATCCTCAACGTGGCGCGCCAGGATTACGATCCGCAGGGTGCCTCGGTGACGATCCTGATCTCCGAAGAGCCGGTGATCGACAAGAAGCAGGCCGGCAAGGAGTTGATTTCCGATGCCGTGGTCGCGCACATGGACAAGTCGCACATCACCGTGCACACCTATCCGGAAACGCACCCGCAGGAAGGCATTGCCACTTTCCGCGCCGATATCGACGTGGCTACCTGTGGCGTCATTTCGCCGTTGAAGGCACTGAACTACCTGATCGAGAGCCTGGAATCGGACATCGTGATCATGGACTACCGTGTCCGTGGCTTCACGCGTGATGTGAAGGGCAAGAAGCACTACATCGATCACAAGATCAACTCGATCCAGAACTTCCTGGCCAAGAACATCAAGTCGCGTTACGAGATGTTCGACGTCAATGTCTACCAGGAAAACATCTTCCACACGAAGATGCACCTGAAGGACTTCGACCTGGACCAGTACCTGTTCGAGGAAAAGGCCAAGAACATCTCGTTCAAGGAACGCATGAAGATCGAAGCGCTGCTGCGTCGTGAGATCGAAGAGCTGTTCCACGGCCGCAACCTGGCGGAGTGA
- the crp gene encoding cAMP-activated global transcriptional regulator CRP, with product MRRGSAPIVSTVRLASSPLALDIATIDRFLAHSHRRRYPTRTDVFRPGDPAGTLYYVISGSVSIMAEEEEDRELVLGYFGAGEFVGEMGLFVESDRREVILRTRTACELAEISYERLHQLFLGPLSADAPRLLYALGQQISKRLLDTSRKASRLAFLDVTDRIVRTLHDLAQEPESMSHPQGSQLRVSRQELARLVGCSREMAGRVLKKLQTDGLLHARGKTVVLYGTR from the coding sequence ATGCGCAGAGGGAGCGCCCCTATCGTGTCAACCGTGCGCCTAGCTAGCAGCCCATTGGCCTTGGACATCGCAACAATCGACCGCTTCCTGGCACACAGCCACCGGCGGCGCTATCCCACCCGTACCGACGTCTTCCGACCCGGTGACCCGGCGGGAACCCTGTATTACGTCATCAGCGGCTCGGTTTCGATCATGGCCGAGGAGGAGGAGGACCGCGAGCTGGTGCTGGGCTATTTCGGCGCCGGTGAGTTCGTCGGCGAGATGGGCCTGTTCGTGGAGTCGGACCGCCGCGAGGTGATCCTGCGCACCCGCACCGCCTGTGAGCTGGCCGAAATCAGCTACGAGCGCCTGCATCAGCTGTTCCTCGGCCCGCTGTCGGCCGATGCCCCGCGCCTGCTGTACGCGCTGGGCCAGCAGATCTCCAAGCGCCTGCTGGACACCAGCCGCAAGGCCAGCCGCCTGGCCTTCCTGGATGTCACCGACCGTATCGTGCGCACCCTGCACGATCTGGCGCAGGAGCCGGAGTCGATGAGCCATCCGCAGGGCAGCCAGCTGCGCGTCTCACGCCAGGAACTGGCCCGCCTGGTCGGCTGCTCGCGCGAAATGGCCGGCCGGGTGCTGAAGAAGCTGCAGACCGACGGCCTGCTGCACGCCCGCGGCAAGACCGTGGTGCTGTACGGCACCCGTTGA
- a CDS encoding sulfite exporter TauE/SafE family protein translates to MELSSEFWWFILIGLGAQLVDGALGMAFGLVSSSVLLSMGLPPAQVSASVHTAEVFTTGASGVSHLVAGNVDKRLFFRLALPGALGGALGAYVLTQVPGDLIRPLIYLYLLVLAIIILARAAGRWMPKGEIRRVPVLGFFAGLLDASGGGGWGPVATSTLLARGGQARTTIGTVNAAEFVVTLTISATFLLSMGVQHLQIVAGLLIGGMMAAPVAAVLVKRVKERWVLVAVGVLVLGISLFQVGHALFGYLGR, encoded by the coding sequence ATGGAACTGAGCAGCGAATTCTGGTGGTTCATCCTCATCGGCCTTGGCGCACAGCTGGTCGATGGTGCGCTGGGCATGGCATTCGGGCTGGTTTCTTCATCGGTGCTGCTCAGCATGGGGCTGCCTCCCGCACAGGTCAGCGCCAGCGTCCATACCGCTGAGGTGTTCACCACCGGCGCATCCGGTGTGTCGCATCTGGTTGCAGGAAATGTCGACAAACGCCTGTTCTTCCGCCTCGCCTTGCCCGGCGCACTGGGTGGTGCACTCGGCGCGTACGTCCTGACACAGGTCCCTGGCGACCTGATCCGCCCGCTGATCTACCTGTACCTGCTGGTGCTGGCCATCATCATCCTGGCCCGCGCGGCCGGCCGCTGGATGCCCAAGGGCGAGATCCGCCGGGTGCCGGTGCTGGGTTTCTTCGCTGGCCTGCTCGATGCCAGCGGCGGCGGCGGCTGGGGCCCGGTGGCCACCTCCACCCTGCTCGCCCGCGGTGGCCAGGCCAGGACCACCATCGGCACCGTCAACGCGGCCGAGTTCGTGGTCACCCTGACCATTTCGGCCACGTTCCTGCTGTCGATGGGGGTGCAGCACCTGCAGATCGTCGCCGGCCTGCTGATCGGAGGCATGATGGCCGCGCCGGTGGCGGCGGTGCTGGTGAAGCGGGTGAAGGAACGCTGGGTGCTGGTCGCGGTGGGCGTGCTGGTACTGGGCATCAGCCTGTTCCAAGTGGGCCATGCACTGTTCGGGTACCTGGGCCGCTGA
- a CDS encoding haloacid dehalogenase-like hydrolase, producing the protein MKTHYPTPREDAPLVVFDFDHTLYDGDSGTHLFASLIKRNPLRMLAALLVTPIAGPMVAMLPTRRAGISVYVWIGSFGLHRAREFNKVIDAYVLRNEAQMRAKLLPQALDVFAAHRAKGDRVVVATGAPPELARAILAFVAHQDVPVIGTEVGPRLGGVGPTRHCHNEEKMRMLRERGYGDIDIAYSDSTADLPLLLAAKAPVVVNPKPAKVEFFRRVLPAGTRILNWGCVDRGGDKA; encoded by the coding sequence ATGAAAACGCACTATCCAACGCCGCGCGAGGATGCGCCGCTGGTGGTCTTCGACTTCGACCACACCCTGTATGACGGCGATTCGGGGACCCACCTGTTCGCCTCGCTGATCAAGCGCAACCCGCTGCGGATGCTGGCGGCGCTGCTGGTCACCCCGATTGCCGGGCCGATGGTGGCGATGCTGCCGACCCGCCGTGCCGGCATTTCGGTCTATGTGTGGATCGGCAGCTTCGGGCTGCACCGCGCGCGTGAGTTCAACAAGGTGATCGACGCCTACGTGCTGCGCAACGAGGCGCAGATGCGCGCCAAGCTGCTGCCACAGGCGCTGGATGTATTCGCCGCGCACCGTGCCAAGGGCGACCGCGTGGTGGTGGCCACCGGTGCGCCGCCGGAGCTGGCCCGCGCGATCCTGGCCTTTGTCGCTCACCAGGACGTGCCGGTGATCGGCACCGAAGTGGGGCCGCGGCTGGGCGGGGTAGGGCCGACCCGTCACTGCCACAACGAAGAGAAGATGCGCATGCTGCGCGAGCGCGGCTACGGTGACATCGACATCGCCTATTCCGACAGCACCGCCGACCTGCCGCTGCTGCTGGCGGCGAAAGCGCCGGTGGTGGTCAACCCGAAGCCGGCCAAGGTGGAATTCTTCCGCCGCGTGCTGCCGGCCGGCACCCGCATCCTCAACTGGGGCTGCGTGGACCGCGGTGGCGACAAGGCGTAA
- the trpC gene encoding indole-3-glycerol phosphate synthase TrpC — MSDILQTILARKAEEVAQRRAQRPLEELQAALADAPPVRGFVRALQAAVANGDPAVIAEVKKASPSKGVIRPDFRPADIAVSYEFGGASCLSVLTDVDFFQGADAYLQQAREACTLPVLRKDFVIDAYQVVEARVLGADCILLIVAALDDTQLATLSELAMSLGMDVLVEVHDIDELERALQVPAPMIGINNRNLRTFEVSLQTTLDMRLAVPRDRLLVTESGILGPQDVALMRDAGIHSFLVGEAFMRVEEPGEGLRQLFFAA; from the coding sequence ATGAGCGATATCCTGCAGACGATCCTGGCCCGCAAGGCCGAAGAAGTAGCCCAGCGCCGCGCCCAGCGACCGCTTGAGGAGCTGCAGGCGGCGCTGGCCGATGCGCCACCGGTGCGCGGCTTCGTGCGCGCGCTGCAGGCCGCCGTCGCCAATGGCGATCCGGCGGTGATTGCCGAAGTGAAGAAGGCCAGCCCGTCCAAGGGCGTGATCCGCCCCGACTTCCGCCCGGCCGACATCGCGGTCAGCTATGAGTTCGGCGGCGCCAGCTGCCTGTCGGTGCTGACCGACGTGGACTTCTTCCAGGGCGCCGACGCATACCTGCAGCAGGCCCGCGAAGCGTGCACGCTGCCGGTGCTGCGCAAGGACTTCGTGATCGACGCCTACCAGGTGGTCGAGGCGCGCGTGCTCGGCGCCGACTGCATCCTGCTGATCGTCGCCGCGCTGGACGATACGCAGTTGGCCACGCTGTCCGAACTGGCGATGTCGCTGGGCATGGACGTGCTGGTGGAAGTGCACGACATCGACGAACTGGAACGTGCACTGCAGGTGCCGGCGCCGATGATCGGCATCAACAACCGCAACCTGCGCACCTTCGAAGTGTCGCTGCAGACCACGTTGGACATGCGCCTGGCCGTGCCGCGCGACCGCCTGCTGGTTACCGAGAGTGGCATTCTCGGCCCGCAGGACGTGGCGTTGATGCGCGATGCCGGCATCCACTCGTTCCTGGTCGGCGAGGCCTTCATGCGCGTGGAAGAGCCGGGCGAGGGTCTGCGTCAGCTATTCTTCGCAGCATGA
- the trpD gene encoding anthranilate phosphoribosyltransferase, translating into MSFSPQEALQRTIEHREIFFDEMVDLMRQIMRGDVSPMMTAAILTGLRVKKETIDEIAAAATVMREFALAVPVADTTHLVDIVGTGGDGSHTFNISTCAMFVAAAAGARVAKHGNRSVSSKSGSADAVEALGAAIELQPAQVAAAIEQTGIGFMFAPIHHPSMKVVAPVRREMGVRTIFNILGPLTNPASAPSVLMGVFHPDLVGIQARVLRELGTERAMVVWGRDNMDEISLGAGTLVGELRDGKVREYEIHPEDFGIAMSASRNLRVDGPEQSIAMLRAVLDNEPGPALDIVALNAGAALYVAGVASDIGDGLARARAVIADGSARARLQQYVDTTRALVA; encoded by the coding sequence ATGAGCTTCTCCCCCCAGGAAGCCCTGCAACGCACTATCGAACACCGCGAAATCTTCTTCGACGAAATGGTCGACCTGATGCGGCAGATCATGCGCGGTGATGTCTCGCCGATGATGACCGCCGCCATCCTCACCGGCCTGCGCGTGAAGAAGGAAACCATCGACGAGATCGCCGCTGCGGCGACGGTGATGCGCGAATTCGCGCTGGCCGTGCCGGTCGCCGATACCACCCACCTGGTCGACATCGTCGGCACCGGTGGCGATGGCTCGCATACGTTCAACATCTCAACCTGCGCGATGTTCGTTGCTGCTGCCGCCGGCGCGCGCGTGGCCAAGCATGGCAACCGCAGCGTGTCGTCCAAGTCCGGCAGCGCTGATGCGGTCGAGGCATTGGGCGCGGCGATCGAGCTGCAGCCGGCGCAGGTGGCGGCGGCCATCGAACAGACCGGCATCGGTTTCATGTTCGCGCCGATCCACCATCCGTCGATGAAGGTGGTGGCGCCGGTGCGTCGCGAGATGGGCGTGCGCACCATCTTCAACATCCTCGGGCCGCTGACCAACCCGGCCAGCGCACCGTCGGTGCTGATGGGCGTGTTCCATCCCGACCTGGTGGGCATCCAGGCGCGCGTGCTGCGCGAGCTGGGTACCGAGCGTGCGATGGTGGTCTGGGGCCGCGACAACATGGACGAGATATCGCTTGGCGCCGGCACCCTGGTGGGTGAGCTGCGCGACGGCAAGGTGCGCGAGTACGAGATCCATCCGGAAGACTTCGGCATCGCCATGTCGGCCAGCCGCAACCTGCGCGTGGACGGCCCGGAGCAATCCATTGCCATGCTGCGCGCGGTGCTGGACAACGAGCCGGGCCCGGCGCTGGACATCGTCGCCCTGAATGCGGGCGCAGCGTTGTACGTCGCCGGCGTAGCCAGCGATATCGGCGACGGCCTGGCCCGTGCCCGCGCGGTCATCGCCGATGGCAGCGCCCGTGCCCGCCTGCAGCAGTATGTCGATACCACCCGCGCGCTGGTTGCCTGA
- a CDS encoding anthranilate synthase component II, with translation MLWMIDNYDSFTYNLVQYLQTLGAEVKVVRNDAMSVDEIAAQKPERIVISPGPCTPNEAGVSLELIRRLGPTTPILGVCLGHQGIGQVYGGTVIRAGNIMHGKTSPIRHEGKGVFAGLPDGYQATRYHSLVVDKNSLPDALEVTAWTENEDGSIEEIMGLRHRQFPVEGVQFHPESILTEHGHALLRNFLQRPAA, from the coding sequence ATGTTGTGGATGATCGACAACTACGACAGCTTCACCTACAACCTCGTGCAGTACCTGCAGACGCTGGGTGCCGAAGTGAAGGTGGTGCGCAACGATGCGATGAGCGTGGACGAGATCGCCGCGCAGAAGCCTGAACGTATCGTCATTTCGCCCGGCCCGTGCACGCCCAATGAAGCGGGCGTGTCGCTGGAGCTGATCCGGCGCCTGGGCCCGACCACGCCGATCCTCGGCGTGTGCCTGGGCCACCAGGGCATCGGCCAGGTCTACGGCGGCACGGTCATCCGCGCCGGCAACATCATGCACGGCAAGACCTCGCCGATCCGCCATGAAGGCAAGGGCGTGTTCGCCGGCCTGCCGGACGGTTACCAGGCCACCCGCTACCACTCGCTGGTGGTGGACAAGAACAGCCTGCCCGACGCGCTGGAAGTGACCGCGTGGACCGAAAACGAGGATGGCTCGATCGAAGAGATCATGGGCCTGCGCCACCGCCAGTTCCCGGTGGAGGGCGTGCAGTTCCATCCCGAATCGATCCTCACCGAGCATGGTCACGCGCTGCTGCGCAATTTCCTGCAGCGCCCGGCTGCCTGA
- a CDS encoding SIMPL domain-containing protein encodes MKLLSALLWSSLLATMAPSAWAQANTIPSQPHLLVKGEGARTVMPDRFGLQLNIEETDMDADAARRRVQDNVARVLALFKQHKAVDGSVRADNLRIGPATRYEQSRQVFIGTRVSRQLRASFASVKAMQDVLGALKANENVQVSSLAPTYSGEVALRRELKGEAAAKTRESAQGLAKAYGTQLRGLYSISDVAPNFAYGIQAGSWPSSGDLVTPPSPPSPEAPMNSIETTGSRLPESIEAGPITYTENVYAIFLISDGT; translated from the coding sequence ATGAAGCTGCTGAGCGCATTGCTGTGGTCGTCGCTGCTGGCCACGATGGCCCCGTCTGCCTGGGCGCAGGCCAACACCATTCCCTCGCAGCCGCACCTGCTGGTGAAGGGCGAGGGCGCGCGAACGGTGATGCCGGACCGGTTCGGCCTGCAATTGAACATCGAAGAGACAGATATGGATGCCGATGCCGCGCGTCGCCGCGTGCAGGACAACGTCGCCCGCGTGCTGGCGCTGTTCAAGCAGCACAAAGCGGTGGACGGCAGCGTGCGCGCGGACAACCTGCGCATCGGCCCCGCCACGCGCTATGAGCAGAGCCGGCAGGTCTTCATCGGTACGCGCGTGTCACGCCAGCTGCGCGCCAGCTTTGCCAGCGTGAAGGCGATGCAGGATGTGCTGGGTGCGCTGAAGGCCAACGAGAACGTACAGGTCAGCAGCCTGGCCCCGACGTACTCGGGCGAGGTGGCGCTGCGCCGTGAACTCAAGGGCGAGGCCGCAGCCAAGACCCGCGAGTCCGCGCAGGGCCTGGCCAAGGCCTACGGCACCCAGCTGCGCGGTCTGTACAGCATTTCCGATGTGGCGCCGAACTTCGCCTACGGCATCCAGGCAGGCAGCTGGCCCAGCAGCGGCGATCTGGTGACGCCGCCTTCGCCGCCCTCGCCCGAGGCGCCGATGAACAGCATCGAGACCACGGGCTCGCGCCTGCCCGAATCCATCGAAGCGGGCCCCATCACCTACACCGAAAACGTGTACGCCATTTTCCTGATAAGCGACGGAACCTGA